The sequence below is a genomic window from Rudanella lutea DSM 19387.
TTTACGGTTTAGTTGCCGGGCAAACTGCTCCAGGGCACGTACCTCGGCCACAATACCCCGCGCTTTCTGGAGAATAAGCTCCCCCTCCAGTGTCGGAACAACGGGCACTTGCTGACGATTAAAAATCTCGATATTCAGGTGGGCTTCAAGACAACGGATTTGCTGACTCAGGGTAGGCTGTGTTATGCAGCACCGATCCGCAGCCCGGGTAAAGCTGCGCTCCGTATCAACGGCAATAATGTATTCCAACTGGCGGAGTAACATAAAGGCAAGCAGTTAAGGTGGTTGATGAATGTATTCTCAAACTGATTGCTCTGCGTTTTGTTGGCTTTGCAAAAGATAATTTTGGTAAAATACTATAGATAAACCTCGTTCTACACGCTCAGAAAGGCATTATTGATAGTATCTATTTGACCTCATACGTGCCGCCCAATAAACTTTGTGCAAGTTTTTATCAAATGAATACAAACACTTCACAAACGTTTCGTTTATGCTCAGTCCCTTACGGCATGCACTTTTGGGTATTTTACTGCTTGGCTCCGCACTGATTTGTTCACCGGCTTCAGCCCAGGGTTACTGGGCCGGTTCCAACTACAAGAATGGTTTAAGATTGTACCTGAACAAAGACAGTACGAGCTTCATCCGACTACTCATGTGGTCGCAGATCTGGATGCGCTGGCAACAGCAAAACCCCGGTACCAGTATTTCCGGCAACAACAACGTGCCACAAACCTGGGATGTGGGTATTCGGCGGAGCCGGATTTTAATGCACGGGCAACTGACCCCCCGCATTCTGGTTTTCTGGATTATCGGTGCCAACAACCAGACCTTCAATACCGGGGGCGGGGGCCTACTGACGGGCCCCGATGGCGTCACCGATGGCAAACGGCAGTCGGTGTTTGTACACGATGCCTGGACCGAGTTTAAAGCCAGCCGGGCGTTCTCGTTCGGAGCGGGGTTGCTGACCTGGTCAGGGCTGTCGCGTTTGTCCAATGCCGCAACGCTCAACTTCCTTACGCTCGACTCTCCGCTTTACGGCTGGGCATTGCTCGATGCCAACGATCAGTTTGCCCGCACGTTTGGCCTGTATGCCAAGGGGGAGATTGGTAAACTCAGCTACAGAGCCGTGCTGACAAAGCCCTTCACCATTCCCGAAGCGGCCACCGGCTGGACAACCCCTTACTCGCAGGCACAACGCACGGGCGCAGCCCCTATGACCACGCTGGCCGGGCGCGGGGCAGGCTGGGCCGCCGGCCTCACGGCACTACCCAACGCGTACAATATCTCCCAGTATAACTCTCGTACACTCAACAAACCGCTGTACCAGTTGTACACCACCTACGATTTCTTTGAGCAGGAAAGCCAGACCCTGCCGTTTATGGTTGGCTCGTATCTGGGTACCAAAAAAGTATTCAATATTGGGGGTGGTTTCATGATTCAGCCCGACGCCATGTGGCACCGCTCACCCATTTCGGCCACGCCAACCATTCCGGCGGGGGTATCGCTTACGGCGCAACAAACAAGCGAACTTCAGGCTGGGCGGTATCCGGCCGCGATTACAGGTTTTTCGTCGCTGCCAGAGAATCAGCGTATTGCTTTGCAAACAGCCAACGTCGATACAACCGTGACTGCCATGAAGCATTTTGCCCTCGATAGCTTTCTGGAGCTCCCGCTGGGGCCCGAAGGAGAAAACCGCTCGTCGCTGACGGCCTACGCGGCTCATTACTGGTTCAACTACGGTCCCAACTTTGTGCGCAACGCTGGCACCATGAACTTAGCCAGTGCACCCACGCAACCCGGTTCGCAGCCACAGGCTTTCAATGGAGCCGGCAATACGTACCCAACCTGGGGCACGGGCACTGTGTTTCATGTGCAAGCCGGGTATATGTTCCCCCGGGCCTGGACGCGCAGCTTTGGTCAGTTTCAACCGTATGTGTCGTACAGCCGGGCTAATTTTGAGCGGCTCAATCAGCCCTACAACCTGCTCGAAGGGGGTCTGAACTGGTTGCTGGCCGGGCACAATGCCAAGATTACGGTACATTACCGCCCCCGCCCAATTTATTCGGCGGCCACCAACGAAATACCCGGACAGGAGGGCCTTGGCGGTATGCGGATTACAGACCGGAAATCCGAAATTATTACCCAGTTTTTCATCTTTTTCTAACCGCCACCGTATGAAAAGGGCCTCCTTCCTCTACTTGTCTGTGCTGTTGCTGATGGGGCTTCAGACCAGCTGCATCAATACCAAACCCCGTCCCATGTATATCCCATGCGCCGTATCGCAGGATGTGTTTGTAGAACGCTGTACCAAACTATTGACCGACAACGGCTACAAGATCATCGAGGCAAACCCCACCCTGGCACGGGTACGGGCTACCAAGGCACAGAGCCAATCCAATCAGGGCGAAAATATGCAGTACAATGGCCCCTATCTGTTCGATGCCACCTACACACAGGGAAGCAACATTATCGTTAGTGTGGCTACTACGATTCGGGTGTATCAGGCCGACGAGGCCCCGTTTGTGCTGCAAACGCATAATGAAAGCCGCAATACCAGTTCGGCCGACAAAAAATACTTTGTGCCTATTCTGAACGGCCTACGGAAAGTGTGCGCCCAGCCCTAGCGGAAAACGGACAAAATAAAAGGATAGCAAGATAGAATTAGCTTAATCCGCTAATTTGCTATACATTCGCTAATTAACTATAGATTTTGTCCTACGCCCGCATGGCAACGCCCAAATGCCCTAAGTGTTCAAACACAAACGCCGTTCGTAATGGCGTACTCAATGGTCGGCAACGGTTTCGCTGCAAACAGTGCCACTACAACTTTACGGTTGAAAAAGCAGGAAAGAGTATCAGCAGCTACTATGTAATCAAGGCGCTACAGCTTTATATTGAGGGCGTTAGCTACCGCGAGATCGAACGGCTGCTGGGTGTAAGTCACGTTTCGGTAATGAACTGGGTAAAAAAATACCAGATCAAAGTACCTGAAAACAACAACTATCACCCCACCTATAAAATACTCAGCAACAAAGAGTTAGCGGAGTATTTCAGCAAACCGGAGAATGTGAGTGGCGCGGGCATGATCGTGACGGAGCTGGGCGACAAATTTATGCTGATCAAGTGGGAGCGATTCCGGGAGTAAGAGGATGACGAGGGAATATCTATAGGTTTTAGCATAGCTATAGCATCTATTTCCTTTGGATGAGAGAGATGAGCAGTTTTGACCTGGTTTTCACGACCACCTAAACCGCTACTTGTCTTAACTATGTTGTCCCGTTCCGTAACGTTTACGCTGGCGTTGGCTCTGCTGAGCCTGGCCACCCCCACCCGGCTGCGAGCCCAGGGTTCGAGTGAGTATGGTTCTGGTCTCAAATTCAATCTGAGCCCGGATGGTACCAAGTACGCACGCATTATTATGTGGAATCAGATCTGGTTCCGATCCATGCAAATGAACCCCGGAACAACCGTCAACGGTACTCCAACCGACCGGCTCACCGACGTGGGCGCCCGTCGGCTCCGGTTGTTGGGGTACGCCCAGATTTCGCCCCGCTACCTGATTCTGGTGCATGCCGGTATCAACAACCAGACGTTTGTCAACGGCGGGGCCTCGGGCAGCAGCGGCACGGGCGGCTATGGGCAGGGTAAGAAACCCGGCATTTTCTTCCACGATGTCTGGAATGAATACGCGGTCGTTCCGGCCGGTAAGAAACCCGACGGTTCGGCGGTTAAAAACACGCTTTACCTCGGTGCGGGGCTGCATTACTGGCACGGGGTTTCGCGCATGACATCGGCCAGTACGCTCAACTTTCTGGCCATTGATGCCCCCATTTTCAACTGGCCGCTCATCGAAAACTCCGATCAGTTTGCCCGCTTGTTTGGGGTGTACGCCAAGGGAAAGCTGGGCAAGTTTGAGTACCGGCTCAACTACAATAAGCCGTTTGCCACCAACCAGACTCCGCCCACATCGGGCACGGTGGTTACGCCCGATGTAGCCGTCGACAACAACGGGGTAAGTAAAATGTCGTACGGCGCGTACTTAGAGTATCAGTTTCTGGATCAGGAGGCTAATATTTTGCCCTTCAAGGTTGGCACGTATGTGGGCACCAAACGAGTGTTTAACATCGGCGCGGGTTTCTACCGGCAACCCGAGGGAACCCGCTATTACAGTGGGGGCAGTCTGAAACCGAGTGATATTAATCTGTTTTCTGTGGATATGTTCGCGGATCTGCCTTTTGACGACAAGAAGAAGAATATGGCCCTGACCGCCTACAGTGTCTTCTACGACTACAATTTTGGTCCTAACTATATCCGAAACCTGGGCATTATGAACCCCGGTGCCAACAACCCTGCTTTCGAGGGTAAGCGGGCACTGGCCGGGCCGGGCGATGCCCGCCCGCTGCTCGGTACGGGGCAGATCTGGTACACGCAGGCTGGCTTATTGCTGCCCAAAACGACTGACAAGCCCAAAATGCGGGTGCAGCCGTTCGCAGCCTATACCTACAAGAATCTGGAAGCACTCGGCAAGGCAGGTAGCTATTACGACCTGGGC
It includes:
- a CDS encoding LysR family transcriptional regulator; amino-acid sequence: MLLRQLEYIIAVDTERSFTRAADRCCITQPTLSQQIRCLEAHLNIEIFNRQQVPVVPTLEGELILQKARGIVAEVRALEQFARQLNRKELAVCN
- a CDS encoding IS1/IS1595 family N-terminal zinc-binding domain-containing protein; the protein is MATPKCPKCSNTNAVRNGVLNGRQRFRCKQCHYNFTVEKAGKSISSYYVIKALQLYIEGVSYREIERLLGVSHVSVMNWVKKYQIKVPENNNYHPTYKILSNKELAEYFSKPENVSGAGMIVTELGDKFMLIKWERFRE